ATGGCCGCTCAGACGTCACTCCAATCTCAATAGAAGGATACGGTTTTTATTGCCTGAAAAATCTTGAATATTTCTATTTAGGGGTGCCAACCTACTTATCTGTTTTGATATGGCCGTTCTGGTAAATCACACGCCTACCCAAtatctcatcatcatcataataatgGGTCCTTGTTGGCAACCGCACATCCCCCTATAATAACGCCCTTGTTGTTGGTAGAAAGTATCAGAATCCATCCATCCACCATGACCATCACAAAAGACGCCGGAATTTTCACACCATTACTCCCGGAGCTCAATCCCAACAACCAAGATGAAGATTCCGGTGGTGGTGCATCTGTTTCCGGTGCGGTATTCAACGTGTCAACAAGCACCATCGGTGCCGGGATTGTGTCAATTCCGGCGACACTTAAGGTATTGGGAGTGATTCCGGCGATTATTCTCATCCTAGTCATTGCGATCTTATCTGAGGTCTCGGCTGAGTTTCTTATCAGGTTTACAAAATCATCTGAGAATCTGAAAAAAACTACTTATGCCGGTGTAATGGGTGAATCGTTCGGACGAGCTGGATCTATCTTGTTGCAGATTTGTATTATGATTACTAATCTTGGGTGTCTTATCATTTATCTCATCATTATCGGTAATCAATCGAATTCCAAATTTACCAAATCAGTCATTTCAATTTTGGGTTTCATTTGATGATTTCaggtttaatttgattttttgaCTGAttctaaaatcaatcaattttttttttttaaaattatgcAGGAGATGTTTTGTGTGGAAGTGGAAATAATGAATCAATGCATTCAGGGATGTTGCAAGAATGGTTTGGGTTGCAATGGTGGAACACAAGATCATTTGCAATTCTATTCACTGTCATTTTTGTTGCAACGTGTAGGTTAGTATTTATGTATAACAAAACTGATACAAATTCCGGTTTCAATCTCGATACCGGGCCTCATGATGTCTATGGATTAATCAATCCATGGGTGTTGTTTCTGGTGTTACTTGCTGCAGAATCATTGAGGTTTACTTCTGCGGTATGGGTACTTCTAGCTGTGGTGTTTGTTGCAATCAGCACGGTTTTAGCCATCTCTGCACTTTGGCATGGTAAAACCAAGACTCCTAGATTGTTGCCAGTACTAGAGAACAAGGCATCATTTTTTGAGTTGTTTACGGCGGTTCCCATCATTGTGTCAGCATTCACCTTCCATTTTAATGGTAAGCAAAACAAGCTGAGATACTCCTGTTTGTGTTCGGATGCTCGATGTTACTTAATGTGTGTTGTTGGTTGAATTCATTCTGTGTTTTGCTCTTGTGCACCGTTTAATTTGCACTTCTCTGCAGTTCATCCGATTGCAGCAGAACTGAGGAAAACTTCTGAAATGGTCACGGCTGTGCGTATATCCCTCGTCTTGTGTGCAGCAGTTTACGCAGCAGTTGGGTTCTTTGGGTACCTACTGTTTGGGGATTCCACCATGTCTGATATACTTTCAAATTTCGATCACAATTTCGGTTCTAGTGTTGGGACTCTTCTTAACGATACAGTTCGCTTAAGCTATGCGCTCCATCTAATGTTGGTTTTTCCACTACCTAATTTCTCACTGAGGGTAAACGTAGACGAATTCCTCTTTCCAGAGTGGCCTTTTTTGTCTTCGCATAACATCCGGTTCGTTCCGCTCACTTGCATACTTCTCATATTCGTCTACATAGCAGCAATAGCCATCCCAAATATATGGTTTTTCTTCCAGTTCCTTGGATCAACAACTTCACTCTGTGTAGCTTTCATATTCCCTGGCGCCATTGTCCTCAGGTACCGTACAATTTTCTCCGCATCCCTTTTCCACCTGACAAAATGCACCAATGTTTTATATTTCCTGACAGGTTTTCACTGTGTCTTCTGCAGAGACGTTCAAGGAGTAGCAACAAGAAGAGATAAGATTTTAGCTGTACTAATGATTGCCATTGCGGTAATAGCTAGTACGATCGCTATTTACTCCAATATTGCAAGCTTACTTGGATGAAATTGTACAGTACAGGTAGATGCAACATATACTTTTATCATACTGGCACCATTACAATGGCCTCCCTCACTTCTCTGTCAGTGCAAAATCAAAGTAATATGCTAGTGTATCTATCAAAGAAATGCATTTGCAATGAGAATCCGGTGAAAACAAATTCTTAGCATTAGCATTGTGGATTCATGATGTTACACAGTTCTTCCAAGATGGTGTTTTATGAATGATAAAGTGAACTCTTCGTCTCCTGTCTTCATATTCCATGAAGCTATCATGCTTTTTTTGGATCTGACTCGTGTATATCTGGTTGAAATCACCTGACTTGTCCGGATCTGACTTTGTTTTTCGAGTCAGACCCACTCAAAAATATGTGGAGTTAGTTGCTTGGTCCCATGATTCAGGGGCATTTTATTCCAGACGTATTTATAAACACTTACTTTTTAGTCTAAATGTTTGGAGTTGCACATTGATATTGGAAATCAGAGCTGaaaccaatcttcttcttcttcctcctcctaaACTGAATGATGATTCCTCTAAGAAAAATAATCTGTAATCACCATTCTCCATTCCCACCTCATTTGTTCCTTGTAAGTTCTAACCTATCCCATTTTGAAAGTGAAGTGATTAATGAATGCAAGTCTGGTAAAATCAAGAAACTAGACGATGCTTTGGATTACTTTGATAAATTGGTTGCAATGAATCACTTGCCATCAATTGTTACACTCTCTCATTTACTGAATTCATTATCCAAAATTGGATGTTATTCAGATGTAATCACAATGTGTAAGAAGATGAATGATATTGGAATCCAACCTTGTTTCTTGACATTGAACATTTTGATTAATTGTTATTGTCAATTGAAGGAAACTGGTTATGGGTTCAGTTTGTTTGGTGATCTTCTGAAGAGGGGTTATGATCCTGATATAATCACATTTACTAATTTGATCAGGGGGTTGTGTTTGCAGGGAAAGATTCAGTCTGCTGTTAAGCTGTTTGATAAAATGATTGAAAGGGGAGTTCAACTGAATACAATCACATGTAATACCATAATAACTGCGCTTTCTAGAGTTGGTGAATTGGAGAATGCTCTTCAATTGCTGAGGAACATGGCTAAATTGAATTGCGAAGCTACTATTGTTTCTTATGGATGCTTTAGGAAAAAGAGGATTGGTTGACGAGGCTCTGCAGCTGTTTTCGGAAATGATAGATGATTCCAGTGTTATACCAAATGTCATTGTTTATAATTCTCTGATTAGCGGGCTTTGCAAAAATGACAGGTTAAGTGAAGCGCTCAGACTCTTCCATAGCATGCCTAGTCGAGGAGTTTCTGCAGATTCATATACTTACAATTCTCTGATTCATGGGCTCTGCAATTCTGATAGGTTAAGCGAAGCAGTTAGAGTCTTCAATATCATGTCTAGCGTAGGAGTTTCTGCGGATTCATATACTTACACTATTCTAATCAATGGACTTTCCAGGCATGGGTTATGGAAGGAAACAATAAGATATTTTGATGAAATGATGGGGATTGGGATTTCGCCAAATGTAGCTACTTTTAACATATTAATAGATTCTCTGAGTAAACAAGGGAGGATGGAAGAATCTTCCAAGATATTTGATGGGATGATTAGGTCAGGAAAAGAACCTGATGTAATGACCTATAATTCTATGATGAACGGTCTGTGTTTAGTTGGTAAACTTGAGGAGGCACAGAGATTGTTTGACTCAATGGCGGATAAGGGCTTGGAACAAGATGTTTACAGCTTCAGTGTGCTGATTAATGGGTATTGCAAGAGGTCTAGGTTGGACGAAGCCATTCAACTCTCTAAGGAAATGCAAAAGAAGGGATTGAAACCGGACCAAGTTACTTATAATACACTTATAGATGGACTATGCAAGACCGGAAAAGTTGAAATGGCACAGAGCATGTTAATTGAGATGCAATCTGATGGGGTATCTCCGGATATAGTTACATATAATACACTTGTGAATGGGTTTTGCAAAGCTGGGAACATTGAGATGGCAAGACAATTGTTTTCTGAAATCTCTAACAAAGGATTAGTTGTGAACGTGGAAACATATACCACTATGATCGATGGTATGTTCAAAGAAGGGATGTTTATTGAGGCGGAAAAGTTGATCAttgaaatgaaaaataaaggtTGCCTACCAGATGCCACTACGTATGATACCATTATTAGGAGTTATCTTTTGGAAAATGATTGTGCAAGAGCACTGGAGTTTCTTAAAGAAATGCGCGGAAGGAAACTAACACTGAAAGATGCCACTAAATCGCTATTGGTCAGTT
This genomic stretch from Papaver somniferum cultivar HN1 chromosome 5, ASM357369v1, whole genome shotgun sequence harbors:
- the LOC113283801 gene encoding amino acid transporter AVT6C-like, which codes for MTITKDAGIFTPLLPELNPNNQDEDSGGGASVSGAVFNVSTSTIGAGIVSIPATLKVLGVIPAIILILVIAILSEVSAEFLIRFTKSSENLKKTTYAGVMGESFGRAGSILLQICIMITNLGCLIIYLIIIGDVLCGSGNNESMHSGMLQEWFGLQWWNTRSFAILFTVIFVVNPWVLFLVLLAAESLRFTSAVWVLLAVVFVAISTVLAISALWHGKTKTPRLLPVLENKASFFELFTAVPIIVSAFTFHFNVHPIAAELRKTSEMVTAVRISLVLCAAVYAAVGFFGYLLFGDSTMSDILSNFDHNFGSSVGTLLNDTVRLSYALHLMLVFPLPNFSLRVNVDEFLFPEWPFLSSHNIRFVPLTCILLIFVYIAAIAIPNIWFFFQFLGSTTSLCVAFIFPGAIVLRDVQGVATRRDKILAVLMIAIAVIASTIAIYSNIASLLG
- the LOC113283800 gene encoding pentatricopeptide repeat-containing protein At1g62910-like, producing MDALGKRGLVDEALQLFSEMIDDSSVIPNVIVYNSLISGLCKNDRLSEALRLFHSMPSRGVSADSYTYNSLIHGLCNSDRLSEAVRVFNIMSSVGVSADSYTYTILINGLSRHGLWKETIRYFDEMMGIGISPNVATFNILIDSLSKQGRMEESSKIFDGMIRSGKEPDVMTYNSMMNGLCLVGKLEEAQRLFDSMADKGLEQDVYSFSVLINGYCKRSRLDEAIQLSKEMQKKGLKPDQVTYNTLIDGLCKTGKVEMAQSMLIEMQSDGVSPDIVTYNTLVNGFCKAGNIEMARQLFSEISNKGLVVNVETYTTMIDGMFKEGMFIEAEKLIIEMKNKGCLPDATTYDTIIRSYLLENDCARALEFLKEMRGRKLTLKDATKSLLVSCLSAEQLQNLEFPKT